The Phycisphaerae bacterium sequence GGGCTTCGAGTTTGCCGGGGCGGTGGCCTTTTTCACCGTGATCGGCTACTTTCTGGGCCGCCACTGGGGCAATGTCGCCGTCGGGGTGCTCGTCGGGGCGTTGGTCGGGATTGCCGTCGGGATGTATCTAATTGTAAAAGCGGCACTTATAATGAACAGGGAAGAGGGCGAGAGTCGCCGGAAGTAGCCATTCGTTTTCCGGGGTGGGGCGGAAATAGTTGACATTGTCCGGCATATGTTTAACATCTATCTCTTTTGACCGGGCGCGCGGAGCCCCGGGCCGTTGGACAAGGATGTCACATGCCACAGGCCGGTGAACAAGGTGAACGAGGCGGGCTACAGGCAGCCGCCATCGATCGCCGCAGTGCGGTGGCGCTGGTAGCCGTGCCGTTGGTGGCGATCCTGGTGGCGGCAGGGGCGGCCATGGTTATCGGACGTAGCGCCTCGTGGTTCGGGCCGCTGATCGCAGCCCTTCTGGTGGGCATGGGTGGTTCAGCGGCCGGTTCGCTGATCGTGGTTTTGACGGGGACCTACCGGCCGGACTACCTGCCGCAGGGGTGGCTGGGCGGCATGGCGGCACGATTGTTCGCCACCCTCATCGGCGTCCTGGCGGTCGGCATCGCCCTCGACGGCAGCGCCGTGTTCCTGATTTCCGCCGTGGCCTTCTACCTGATCGGTCTGGCCGCGGAGACGATTTTGGCGGTTCGAACGGTTCGGCAGTGCAGTTTTTCAGGATAGTCTGATGTTGGGTCTACTCGTCGCAGCCAGTCCGCTGGAGCACGTGGTCAGCCACGACCTTTTCCACGTCGGCCCGATCGTGGTCAACAACCACATGCTCATGTCGGCGGTGGCCGCGCTGCTGATGCTGATCGTGTTCGTGCCGATGACCCGCTACCGGTCGCTGGTGCCGTCGGGCGTGCGGAATTTCTTCGAGTCGATCTGCGTCTACTTCCGCGACGAGGTCGCCCGCCCGATTCTCCACGACGAGACCGACCGGTTCATCGGCGTCATCTGGACCACGTTCTTCTTCATTCTCTTCGCCAATCTGCTGGGCATCATCCCCATCGCGGCGATTGTCTATCTGGTCAGCAGGGGCGAACTGCACGAGTGGGGCGGGACGGCCACCGGCAACATTTATGTCACCGGGGCGTTGGCCGGCTTCATGTTCGTCTTCATCCATCTTTCGGGCATTGCCCAGAACGTTCGGCATCAGCGTCATGCGGGCCGCTCGCCGATTACGGCCGGCCTTTTCGGCGTGGCGGTCTACCTGTACAAGATGGTTCCTCATATCGAGGGCGCGCTGGGCATTATCCTATTCCTGCCGCTTCTGGGACTGGAGTTTCTGGGAGCGGTGGTCAAGAGCGTGGCCCTGGCTATTCGGTTGTTCGCCAACATGATCGCCGGGCACATCCTGCTGGCCGTCCTGTTGTTCTTCATCACCTTCGCCCAGGGCTACCTGAGCGGGTTTGCCCTGGCGAGCGTGAGCGTTGTGGGCAGCGTGGCGATCACGCTGCTGGAGTTGTTCGTGGCGTTTCTCCAGGCGTACATCTTTACGTTCCTGGCGACGATCTTCATTGGCATGGCCGTGCATCAGGATCACTAGTGCCGGCCGCGGAACGGAGTCCGACTTTCGGTTGTGCTCAACTTTTTTGGAGGTTTCTCGATGTCGAGCAGGTTTCTCTCGATGGTGGCGTTGACGATGATCGTGCTGGGAATGACCTCGATGGCCATGGCCCAGACGGAGCACCAGGCGGCGGAAAAGGCGGTCGTCGCGGGTCCCGAGTCTCTGTTGTTCGACAGCGCCGGGGCCGCCCACTTCGCCGGACCCATCGGGGCCGGACTGGTTCTGATCGGCGGCGGCTTGGGCATCGGGCGGATCGCCGCTTCGGCGTGCGAGAGCATCGCCCGTCAGCCGGAGGCCGGCGGCCGGATCTTCACCTCCATGATCATCACCGCGGCGATGATCGAAGGCGCCACCCTGTTCGGCGTCGTCGTCTGCCTGCTGGCGATCTTCGTCTAGCGCGTGGCAACCGCCGTCCGGACGGATAGAATGGTAGATTTGAGGAGTTCGGCAATGGGCCGAAGCACGTGGATGCGCATTGGAACGGCCTGCCTGATCCAGGCGGGGGCTGCGCTGGCCGCCGAGACCGAGGGCGAAACGCCCTCGCTGTTCTCGGGCGGGTACGGCACCGCCATCTGGCAGTTGGTGGTCTTCGTGGTCCTGATCGTCGTGCTGGGCAAGTTCGCCTGGCCCAACCTGCTCGACGCCCTGCGCAAGCGGGAGGATCGGATTCGCGGCGAACTCGACGAGGCCAGCCGCCAGCGGAAGGAGGCCCAGGACCTGCTCTCGCAGTACGAGAGCAAGCTGGCCGCCGCCCAGGTCGAAGCCGAGAAGATTCTCAAATCCACCTCGGGCGAGGCTGAGCGGATCAAGACCGAGATGCTCCACGAGGCCCAGAAGCAGGCCCAGGAGACCCTGATGAAGGTCACCGGGCAGGTCGAACTGGCCAAGCGCGAAGCCCTGCGGGAGATCTACGGCAAGAGCGCGGACCTGGCGGCGGATCTGGCCGCCCGCATCCTCGGTCGCGAGGTCAACGCCGAGGACCATCGCGTTTTGATCCATGAGTCGCTGGAGACGCTGGACGAACTGGAGCCCAAGTCGTAGCAGGAAACCATGGCCGCTGAAGACCGTTACGAACGTCGTCGGATCGCTGCGAGTTACGCCTCGGCCCTTTTCGAGCTGGCCCAGGCGGGCGACGCGGTCGATCGCATCGCCGAGCAGCTTGCCGGTTTGCGCAGCGTGCTCGAGGCGCACCCGGAACTGGTGACGCTCTTTGAGTCCCCGGTGGTCGGTTTCGAGGATCGCCGTCGGCTGGTCGAGCGGATCGGGTCCGGCTGCGATGAGATGCTGGCCGGCACGTTGGCGGTGATGAACCGTCGGGGCCGGCTGGGCATGCTGCCCGAGATGATCGCGGCGTTCCGGGACCAGTTGGACCGCCTCCGCGGTCGGGTTCGGACGCGGCTGACCACGGCGACGGACGTCGACGAGACCACGATGGCGGATATCCGCAAAGCCCTCGGCAAGTACCTGAAGCGCGAGCCGGTGATCACGCACCGGGTCGATCCGGCGATCATGGGCGGTTTCGTGGCCCGGGCGGGCGACACCCTGATCGACGCGTCGGTGCGGACGCAACTGGCCATGATGAAAGAACGTTTAACCCAACGAGGCGAAGATGAAGTTCAAAGCGGACGAGATCACGTCGGTCATTAAGCGGGAAATCGAGAACTTCCGGACCGAGCTGGATCTGGCCAATGTCGGGCAGGTGCTGGAGGTCAGTGACGGGATCGCCCGGGTCTACGGCCTGACCTCGGCCATGGCCGGCGAGATGGTCCAGTTCGAAAGCGGCGTCTACGGCCAGGTATTCAACCTCGAGGAAGGCAGCGTGGGCATCGTCGTGCTCGGCGACTACCTGACCATCGAGGAGGGCCACAGCGTCCGATGCACCGGGCAGTTGCTTTCGGTGCCGGTCGGACCGGAGCTGATCGGCCGCGTGGTCAACCCGCTCGGCCAGCCGATGGACGACGGCGGGCCCATCGTCACCACCCGCCGCCGTCCGGTCGAGACGCCGGCGCCCGGCATTGCCGAACGCCAGCCGGTCACCGAACCGCTCCAGACGGGCCTCAAGGCCATTGACTCGATGACCCCCATCGGCCGCGGCCAGCGCGAGTTGATCATCGGCGACCGCAAGACCGGCAAGACCGCCATCGCCCTCGACACGATTATCAACCAGAAGGGCCAGGGCGTGATCTGCGTCTACGTCGCGGTCGGCCAGAAGGAGTCGACGATCGCGAGCGTGGTCGATACGCTCAAGCGGGCCGGCGCGATGGACTACACCATCGTCGTGGCCGCTTCGGCCGCCGATCCGGCCCCGCTCCAGTACGTCGCCCCGTACGCCGGCTGCGCCATGGCTGAACACTTCATGTACGAGGAAGGCCAGGCCACGCTGTGCATCTACGACGACCTCTCGAAGCAGGCCCAGGCCTACCGCCAGTTGAGCCTCCTGCTTCGCCGGCCTCCCGGCCGCGAGGCCTATCCGGGCGACATCTTCTATCTGCACAGCCGCCTGCTCGAACGCTCGGCCAAACTCGCCGAACGCCGCGTCATCGTCGAGATGACCTCGCCGCCGGACACCCGCGAGGGCGTCAACGGCAAGGTCTACGTCGGCGTGCCCGGCATCCACGAGGCCAAGACCGACCTGGGGCGGATGGACAACCGCGACCGCCTTGAGGTGCGGGTCGTGCCCGGCAGCGGCGGCTCGCTGACCGCGCTGCCGATCATCGAAACCCTCGAGGGCGAGGTCTCGGCCTACGTGCCCACCAATGTCATCAGTATCACCGACGGGCAGATATACCTGGTCTCCGACCTGTTCTTCGCGGGCGTCCGGCCGGCGGTCGAGGTGGGCATCAGCGTCTCCCGCGTCGGCGGCAAGGCCCAGAACAAGGCCATGAAAAAGGTCGCTGGTTCGCTGCGGCTCGACCTGGCCGCCTATCGCGAGCTCGAGGCGTTCGCCCAGTTGGGCACCGAACTTGACGCCGCCACCCAGGCCCAGCTCGACCGCGGGGCCCGCATGGTCGAGATCCTCAAGCAGCCGCAGTACGTGCCCATGTCCGTCACCGACCAGGTGTTGATCATCTACGCCGGGGTCAAGGGCTTCCTGGACGACGTCCCGATTCCGCGGGTCCACGAGTTCGAAAGCAGGTTCCTCAAGTTCATGCGGGACCAGACGACCGACATCTATAACGAACTGCAGTCCAGGGGCGAGCTGACCGACGACCTGGAGGAGGGCATCCGCCAGGCGATCAAGACGTTCAAGGAGACCTTCAAGCGGTCGTAGCCCCGCTGCGGCGGGCGCGGCGAATCCGCGGCGAGCACACCGATGGCCAAGACGCGAGCGATACTTCGGCGACGACGGGCGGTGCAGAACATCCGCAAGATCACGCGGACCATGCAACTGATCGCGACCGCCCGCTTCCAGCGGTCCTTCAGCCGGGCCACGCGGTTTCGCCCGTACAGCGAGCAGATCGCCCGGATGGTGGCCAACGTCTCAGCCTACGCCCAGGTCGATCACCCGCTGCTCCGCAAGGTCGAACAGCCCCAGCGGATCGCCCTGCTGATCATCAGCGCCAACCGCGGCCTGTGCGGCGGATACAACAGCCAGGTCATCAACACCTCGCTCGGCTTCTACCACGAGCGGCGGCATCTGGGGCTCGACGTCGACCTGTCGGTGGTCGGCAAGAAGGGCAACGCCTACATGCGCTACACCGGCGTCCAGGTCGTCCATCGCCATCTGCTCGGCGACAACCCCACCTACGCCCAGGTCGAACAGATTGCCGACGGCTACCGCCGCGACTTTGTCAGCGGCAAGGTGGACGCGGTCTATGTCGGCTACATGCGGTTCCACTCGGCGTCCCGGCAGAACCCGGAAGTGATCCAACTGCTGCCCGCGACGCCCGCCGCCCCGGCCGCCAACCAGACCTCCCAGGTCGTCTGGCAACACGAGTACGAATTCACGCCGCCCGCCGAACAGCTTCTGGCCGAACTGCTGCCGGAGGCGGTCAGCGTGCGGCTCTACCAGTGCTTCATGGACGCGGTGGTCTCCGAGCACGTGGCCCGGATGATTTCGATGAAGGCGGCCACCGACAACGCGACCGAGATGATCAAGAGCCTCACCCGCGACGCCAACCGGGCCCGGCAGTCGCAGATCACCGGCGAACTGACCGAACTGATGGGCGGGGCCGAGGCGATGTAGCGGCCGCCGTCCGCGGTCGGGCCGCTCGGAAAAGTGGCATAGCAAGGAGATAGATCCATGGCGAATATGGGCAAGGTCGTTCAGATCATCGGTTCGACGCTGGACGCCGAGTTTGACGAAGACCAGGTGCCGGCCCTCCTGAACGCCCTGAAGATCGAGGCGGACAGCCCGGTCGGCAGGATCAACCTGACCTGCGAGGTCGAGCAGCAGCTCGGCGCCGGCCGCGTTCGCGCGGTCTCGCTCGGGTCCACCGACGGCATCGTCCGCGGCATGGAGATCATGGACACCGGCGCGCCGGTCAAGGTGCCGGTGGGCAACGAGACCCTTGGGCGGGTGTTCAATCTGCTGGGCGAGACGGTGGACATGCGAGGCCCCATCCAGGCGGCCCAGTCGCGGGCCATCCACCAGGACCCTCCGGAGTTCGCCGACCTGGAGCCCAAGACCGAAACCTTCGAGACGGGCATCAAGGTCATCGACCTGCTCGCCCCGTTCGTTCGCGGCGGAAAGGTCGGCCTGTTCGGCGGCGCCGGACTCGGCAAGACCGTCGTCATCCAGGAACTGATCGCCCGGATTGCCACCAAACACGGCGGTTACTCCGTTTTCGCCGGCGTCGGCGAACGCACCCGGGAAGGCAACGACCTGTGGCTCGAAATGCAGGAGACCAAGATCGGCGACACCGGCAAGTCGGTCATCGACAACACGACGATGGTCTTCGGCCAGATGAACGAGCCGCCGGGCGCCCGTCTGCGGGCGGCCCTCTCGGCCCTCACGATGGCTGAGTACTTCCGCGACGAGAGCGGGGCCGAAACGCTGTTGTTCGTCGACAACATTTTCCGTTTCGTCCAGGCCGGCTCCGAGGTCTCAGCCCTTCTGGGCCGGATGCCGTCGGCTGTCGGTTATCAGCCGACCCTCGGCACCGAGATGGGCGCCCTCCAGGAGCGGATCACCTCGACCCGCTACGGGGCCATCACCTCGGTCCAGGCGGTCTACGTGCCCGCCGACGACCTGACCGACCCGGCTCCGGCCACCACGTTCACCCACCTCGACGCCTTCATCGTGCTGGATCGCGGCATCGCGGGCAAGGGCATCTATCCCGCCGTCGATCCGCTGGGCAGTTCCTCGCGCATCCTCGATCCGCAGTACGTCGGCGAGGAGCATTACGCGGTCGCCCGCAAGGTCCAGCAGATCCTCCAGCGCTACCGTGAACTCCAGGACATCATCGCGATCCTCGGCGTCGACGAACTCAGCGAAGAGGACAAGCTGGTGGTCTCGCGGGCCCGCAAGATCGAACGCTTCTTCTCGCAGCCGTTCATTGTGGCCGAGGCGTTCACCGGGCTGCCGGGCAAGTACACGCCGCTGGCCGACACGATCCGCAGCTTCAAGGAGATCACCGAAGGCAAGTGGGACCACCTGCCCGAGCGGGCCTTCATGTACGTCGGGTCGATCGAAGAGGCCGAGGAAAAAGCCAAGTCCTTTGAGAGCGAGGGCCGCTAGTCATGCCGGACGGCGTCGTCGGACAGCTCCGCTGCACGGTCGTTACTCCGGAGGGCAAATTGGCCGACCATGAGGCCGATTTCGTCGTCCTGACCGCCCACGACGGGCAGTTCGGCATTCTGCCCGAGCGGGCTCCGCTGCTGTGCAAACTCGGGCCGGGGCTCCTGCGGATCGATCGCAAGGGCGCCAGCCACCACTACTATGTCCGCGGCGGGTTCGCCGAGGTCTTCGACAATGACGTGACGGTGGTGACCACCACCGCCGTCGCCGCCGAAAGCATCAATCCTCGGGACCTCCATCAGGAGATCGGCGAGGCCCAGGCCATGCCCGTCGAGACTTCCGATCAGCGTGAGGCCCGCGAAGCCGCCCTGGCCGCCGCCCACGCCAAGGAATCGGTCTACCACCTGCACCTCCGCAAGCACGCCTGACCGGCGAGAACCGCCGCCGGTCGAAAGTCTCAATCGGCTATTTGATCTTGGCCGCCGAGGCTGTACTATTATCCGGTATTCCATAGTGACAGTTCGTAAACGCAATTGAGGTTGTCGATGAGCGCACAAGAGCAGACCGCCATTACCCCGACCCGGACCGAGGATTACCCCGAATGGTACCAGCAGGTGATCCGTGCCGCCGACCTGGCCGAACCGTCGCCGGTCCGCGGCTGCATGGTCATCAAGCCGTGGGGCTACGGTATCTGGGAGAACATCCAGCAGACGCTGGACGCCATGTTCAAGGCCACCGGCCACCAGAACGCCTATTTTCCCCTGTTCATCCCGATCAGCTTCCTCCAGAAGGAGGCTCAGCACGTCGAGGGCTTCGCCAAGGAGTGCGCGGTGGTCACGCACCATCGCCTGGCCGCCAACGACGAGGGCAAGCTCGTGCCCGTCGGCGAGCTGGAAGAGCCGCTGATCGTCCGGCCGACCTCCGAGACCATCATCGGAGCCATGTTCGCCAAGTGGGTCCAGTCGTACCGCGACCTGCCGCTTCTGATTAACCAGTGGGCCAACGTCGTCCGCTGGGAGATGCGCACCCGCATGTTCCTGCGGACCACCGAATTCCTCTGGCAGGAGGGCCACACCGCCCACGCCACCCGGCAGGAGGCAACCGAGGAGACCCGGCGTATGCTCGAAGTCTACGCCGACTTCGCCCGCAACGCCATGGCCATGCCCGTGATCCAGGGCGAGAAGACCGAGGGCGAGCGCTTTCCCGGGGCCGTCTCGACCTACTCGATCGAGGCGATGATGCAGGATCGCAAGGCCCTGCAGGCTGGCACCTCGCACTTCCTCGGCCAGAATTTCTCGCACGCCTCGGAGATCAAGTTCCTCGACGACCAGGGCCAGGAGGTCTACGCCTGGACCACCTCGTGGGGCGTTTCGACCCGGCTGGTGGGGGGGCTGATTATGACGCACAGCGACGACGACGGCCTCGTTCTGCCGCCGCGCCTCGCCCCCGCCCACGTGGTGATCCTGCCGGTGATCCACAAGGAGGAGACGCGAAGCCAGGTGATGGAATACTGCGACCGACTCGCCCGCGAGCTTCGCGACCTGAGCTACCACGGCCGGCCCGTGCGGGTCGAACTTGACGCCCGCGACAAGCGCGGCGGCGAGAAGAGCTGGGAGTGGGTCAAGAAGGGCGTGCCGATCCGTCTCGAAGTCGGGCCGCGCGACATCGCCTCCGACTCGGTTTTCGTCGGCCGCCGCGACCTGCCCATCAAGCAGCGAACCGGCCAGCCGCGCGCCGAGTTCGTCGGCTCACTGGTCAAGGTCCTCGACGAGATGCAGGAGACGCTCTATCAGCGGGCCAAGACCTTCCGCGACGAGAACACGGTCAAGATCGACGACCGCGATGAGTTCTACAGGTTCTTCACGCCCGCCAACGCCGAAAAGCCCGAGATTCACGGCGGCTTCGCTCTCGCCCATTGGTGCGGCGATCCAGCCGTCGAGGACCAGGTGGCCCGCGACCTTCAGGTCACGATCCGCTGCATTCCGCTCGACGGCCAGGACGAACCGGGCACGTGCATCTTCACCGGCCGGCCCAGCGCCCGCCGCGTGGTCTTTGCCAAGGCGTATTGAGGTTCGCCGCTGCCACTTGCGGGGCTGGCGGTCTTTACAGCGCCGCTTCCGCCTTCGCGCGAATCTTCTCGCTCAGTTCCATCGTCTTCTGGGCGCTGTGGATGTCGGTGATGCACGCCTCCGGCTTGGTGAGGCAGTTGAGGAAATGCTCCGCCTGGCGTTCGAAGCGGCTGGGGAATGCTCCGAGTTCAACGTCTTCCCACACGTCGTGGCGGAACCACCGCATCCGGTCGCCGGCGGCGTAGTCGTAGATGGCCGACTGCCGATGGCCGCAGACCTCGACCGTCGCCCGTCCGCCGGCGTGGCGGCTGCCCGCCTCCAGATACGCCATCGCCTCGTTCGGACCCGACAGCAGCATGGTCACGTCGATGACCTTATCAAGGTTCATGGCTTTCTTCGGCCGGAACTGGGCGCCGACCACCTTCCACGGATCGCCCAGCAGATACCGCATCAGGTCCACCGAGTGCGAGCCGTTGTCCATCAGGTTGCCGCCTCGCCCATAGGCGTTGCCCGCGCTGCTGCAGAAGACGTTGCGAAATGTGGTGACCGGCCCGAAGCGCCCGCGGTCGATCTCCCGTTTGATCCGCACGATCGGCTCGTGGAACCGGTGGCAGAACGCGACCATGAACAACGTTCCCGCCTTTCCAGCCGCCCGCACCATCCTGCGTCCCTCGGCTGCGGTCATGGCCAGCGGTTTTTCGCACAGCACCGCGCAGCGGCTTGCCAGCACGTCCAGGGCAATCGCGGCGTGCGAGTCCGGCGGCGTGCAGATGATCACCGCGTCGGGCTTCCCTTTTTCCAGCATCTCGACGTGGTCGCCGTAGGCCTTCAGGTGGTACTGCTCCGCCTTCTGTTTGGCCGCCTCGGCGCCGATGTCGCAGATCGCCGTCACCTCGCACCGCCTGGAGAACTTGCGGAACGCGTTGATATGCACCGGGGCGATCCCGCCCGCGCCGATGATCCCGATCGTTACCCGCCTCTTCGCCATGATCCGCTCCTTACCGCAGCCGACGTTGCAGCCGCAGGCCGCCATTCTACCCCGCCCGCCCCGTGAGTCAACGCCGCCCGCCACGATTCCCTTGCATCCCTCGATCGGGGTTATAGAATGCCGCTAATGGTCCAAATGCAAACCAACCACCGGACGGCCGCTTTGCCGGTCGTCTGATGCAGGAGGCAACCCATGCGGTATCGCGGTGAAAAGACCCGGGAAATCTCATTTCCCCTCGGCGGGATCGGCAGCGGGTCGATTGGGCTGGCCGGCAACGGGGCCCTCGTCGATTGGGAGATCTTCAACAAGCCCAACAAGGGCAGCCATCTCGGCTTTTCGCACTTTGCGGTTAAGGCTGAGGCCGGCGGAAAACTGCTCGACGCCCGCGCCCTGGTCGGCGACGCCCATCCGCCCTACACCGGCTCGGCGACCTCCGGCGGCACCAGTTGGCAGAGCTTCGGCTTCGGCATCCGGCGCACCAGCCTCCAGGGCCTGCCGCACTTCCGCTCCACCGAGTTTGTCGGCGAGTTTCCCTTCGCCACCGTCGAGTTCAATGACCGCCAGTTTCCCGGCCGCGTCCGCCTCCATGCGTTCAATCCCTTTATTCCCCTCAACGACCGCGATTCCAGCATTCCCGCCGCCTGCTTCGTCGTCGAGATCGAAAACCCGACGGCCAGGAAGATTCGCTACACGATCGCCGGCACGCTGTTGAACCCTCACGCGGAGCAGGCCGTCAACCGCTTCGCCAAGAAGGCTGGCGCCAAACTGATCCGCCTCTCGTCGCCCAAGTGGAAACCCGACGACCTGGAATTCGGCGACATGACCATCGCCACCGACGCCTCGCAGACCAGCCATCAGGAAACCTGGTTTGTCGGCCACTGGTTCGACAACCTTGAAGTCTACTGGCGCGACTTCGCCCGCATCGGTCCGCTGCCTGCCCGACGCTGCGCCAAACCGGTCGAAG is a genomic window containing:
- the atpC gene encoding ATP synthase F1 subunit epsilon; this encodes MPDGVVGQLRCTVVTPEGKLADHEADFVVLTAHDGQFGILPERAPLLCKLGPGLLRIDRKGASHHYYVRGGFAEVFDNDVTVVTTTAVAAESINPRDLHQEIGEAQAMPVETSDQREAREAALAAAHAKESVYHLHLRKHA
- a CDS encoding AtpZ/AtpI family protein, which encodes MAKDRQDDNLDVELGHGDRIGGKYLKHSGVGFEFAGAVAFFTVIGYFLGRHWGNVAVGVLVGALVGIAVGMYLIVKAALIMNREEGESRRK
- the atpE gene encoding ATP synthase F0 subunit C, producing the protein MAQTEHQAAEKAVVAGPESLLFDSAGAAHFAGPIGAGLVLIGGGLGIGRIAASACESIARQPEAGGRIFTSMIITAAMIEGATLFGVVVCLLAIFV
- a CDS encoding F0F1 ATP synthase subunit A is translated as MLGLLVAASPLEHVVSHDLFHVGPIVVNNHMLMSAVAALLMLIVFVPMTRYRSLVPSGVRNFFESICVYFRDEVARPILHDETDRFIGVIWTTFFFILFANLLGIIPIAAIVYLVSRGELHEWGGTATGNIYVTGALAGFMFVFIHLSGIAQNVRHQRHAGRSPITAGLFGVAVYLYKMVPHIEGALGIILFLPLLGLEFLGAVVKSVALAIRLFANMIAGHILLAVLLFFITFAQGYLSGFALASVSVVGSVAITLLELFVAFLQAYIFTFLATIFIGMAVHQDH
- a CDS encoding proline--tRNA ligase, which translates into the protein MSAQEQTAITPTRTEDYPEWYQQVIRAADLAEPSPVRGCMVIKPWGYGIWENIQQTLDAMFKATGHQNAYFPLFIPISFLQKEAQHVEGFAKECAVVTHHRLAANDEGKLVPVGELEEPLIVRPTSETIIGAMFAKWVQSYRDLPLLINQWANVVRWEMRTRMFLRTTEFLWQEGHTAHATRQEATEETRRMLEVYADFARNAMAMPVIQGEKTEGERFPGAVSTYSIEAMMQDRKALQAGTSHFLGQNFSHASEIKFLDDQGQEVYAWTTSWGVSTRLVGGLIMTHSDDDGLVLPPRLAPAHVVILPVIHKEETRSQVMEYCDRLARELRDLSYHGRPVRVELDARDKRGGEKSWEWVKKGVPIRLEVGPRDIASDSVFVGRRDLPIKQRTGQPRAEFVGSLVKVLDEMQETLYQRAKTFRDENTVKIDDRDEFYRFFTPANAEKPEIHGGFALAHWCGDPAVEDQVARDLQVTIRCIPLDGQDEPGTCIFTGRPSARRVVFAKAY
- a CDS encoding Gfo/Idh/MocA family oxidoreductase, with amino-acid sequence MAKRRVTIGIIGAGGIAPVHINAFRKFSRRCEVTAICDIGAEAAKQKAEQYHLKAYGDHVEMLEKGKPDAVIICTPPDSHAAIALDVLASRCAVLCEKPLAMTAAEGRRMVRAAGKAGTLFMVAFCHRFHEPIVRIKREIDRGRFGPVTTFRNVFCSSAGNAYGRGGNLMDNGSHSVDLMRYLLGDPWKVVGAQFRPKKAMNLDKVIDVTMLLSGPNEAMAYLEAGSRHAGGRATVEVCGHRQSAIYDYAAGDRMRWFRHDVWEDVELGAFPSRFERQAEHFLNCLTKPEACITDIHSAQKTMELSEKIRAKAEAAL
- the atpD gene encoding F0F1 ATP synthase subunit beta; translation: MANMGKVVQIIGSTLDAEFDEDQVPALLNALKIEADSPVGRINLTCEVEQQLGAGRVRAVSLGSTDGIVRGMEIMDTGAPVKVPVGNETLGRVFNLLGETVDMRGPIQAAQSRAIHQDPPEFADLEPKTETFETGIKVIDLLAPFVRGGKVGLFGGAGLGKTVVIQELIARIATKHGGYSVFAGVGERTREGNDLWLEMQETKIGDTGKSVIDNTTMVFGQMNEPPGARLRAALSALTMAEYFRDESGAETLLFVDNIFRFVQAGSEVSALLGRMPSAVGYQPTLGTEMGALQERITSTRYGAITSVQAVYVPADDLTDPAPATTFTHLDAFIVLDRGIAGKGIYPAVDPLGSSSRILDPQYVGEEHYAVARKVQQILQRYRELQDIIAILGVDELSEEDKLVVSRARKIERFFSQPFIVAEAFTGLPGKYTPLADTIRSFKEITEGKWDHLPERAFMYVGSIEEAEEKAKSFESEGR
- the atpG gene encoding ATP synthase F1 subunit gamma, yielding MAKTRAILRRRRAVQNIRKITRTMQLIATARFQRSFSRATRFRPYSEQIARMVANVSAYAQVDHPLLRKVEQPQRIALLIISANRGLCGGYNSQVINTSLGFYHERRHLGLDVDLSVVGKKGNAYMRYTGVQVVHRHLLGDNPTYAQVEQIADGYRRDFVSGKVDAVYVGYMRFHSASRQNPEVIQLLPATPAAPAANQTSQVVWQHEYEFTPPAEQLLAELLPEAVSVRLYQCFMDAVVSEHVARMISMKAATDNATEMIKSLTRDANRARQSQITGELTELMGGAEAM
- the atpF gene encoding F0F1 ATP synthase subunit B, encoding MGRSTWMRIGTACLIQAGAALAAETEGETPSLFSGGYGTAIWQLVVFVVLIVVLGKFAWPNLLDALRKREDRIRGELDEASRQRKEAQDLLSQYESKLAAAQVEAEKILKSTSGEAERIKTEMLHEAQKQAQETLMKVTGQVELAKREALREIYGKSADLAADLAARILGREVNAEDHRVLIHESLETLDELEPKS
- the atpH gene encoding ATP synthase F1 subunit delta; protein product: MAAEDRYERRRIAASYASALFELAQAGDAVDRIAEQLAGLRSVLEAHPELVTLFESPVVGFEDRRRLVERIGSGCDEMLAGTLAVMNRRGRLGMLPEMIAAFRDQLDRLRGRVRTRLTTATDVDETTMADIRKALGKYLKREPVITHRVDPAIMGGFVARAGDTLIDASVRTQLAMMKERLTQRGEDEVQSGRDHVGH
- a CDS encoding F0F1 ATP synthase subunit alpha produces the protein MKFKADEITSVIKREIENFRTELDLANVGQVLEVSDGIARVYGLTSAMAGEMVQFESGVYGQVFNLEEGSVGIVVLGDYLTIEEGHSVRCTGQLLSVPVGPELIGRVVNPLGQPMDDGGPIVTTRRRPVETPAPGIAERQPVTEPLQTGLKAIDSMTPIGRGQRELIIGDRKTGKTAIALDTIINQKGQGVICVYVAVGQKESTIASVVDTLKRAGAMDYTIVVAASAADPAPLQYVAPYAGCAMAEHFMYEEGQATLCIYDDLSKQAQAYRQLSLLLRRPPGREAYPGDIFYLHSRLLERSAKLAERRVIVEMTSPPDTREGVNGKVYVGVPGIHEAKTDLGRMDNRDRLEVRVVPGSGGSLTALPIIETLEGEVSAYVPTNVISITDGQIYLVSDLFFAGVRPAVEVGISVSRVGGKAQNKAMKKVAGSLRLDLAAYRELEAFAQLGTELDAATQAQLDRGARMVEILKQPQYVPMSVTDQVLIIYAGVKGFLDDVPIPRVHEFESRFLKFMRDQTTDIYNELQSRGELTDDLEEGIRQAIKTFKETFKRS